The Vicia villosa cultivar HV-30 ecotype Madison, WI linkage group LG1, Vvil1.0, whole genome shotgun sequence genome includes a region encoding these proteins:
- the LOC131628176 gene encoding transcriptional activator DEMETER-like: protein MAISQFPSSAGADLKDKVPCSADSSAGQNVIGGDDGLFNLADEVFDVSSQCENSELYPPLSSAKKNNSQKDINDEQQKQTKRKIYRPKVVSEDPKRTKKSHPQSSATPKPSTPKQRKPDVKKTPKCRRPLFDDGGDFISLPFLENFNDSTVCHGGFGNSTITNESAIGYNSLQSYQKINSLSCLSLVENRRVGGNFPLMCKRKRVKRQRMCLVKVLTPFAKGKRSSLSMKKRKCFENLHIEGSSIPSRQMRLILNKLTSLKKKDRRKINKLNILKKSEELVIYKQQSPRVDVLFDDDTLRVWNLLVAERGHEEKDDQKRIHWENIRKYYQNMVQSFLDQMQDTQGDRRFLPWKGSILDSVVGVFLTQNVSDYLSSYAFMSLAAHFPIKSVGCEKDINMVLLDPKFDIEMKDGKGEEMEVEKVNEYLKVDDRGTEYNSANEYPKVDNRGTEYNSANDTKKTKNQEEKELLEKKQQYWDTLRKYHSDKPRHDDHMDFVDWKSVKDAKAGEVTKAIEIRGQQKTIADRVVDLLKKLYSTTGNMDLEWLRYIPPLDAKEYLLSVHGLGLKSVECIRLLALQHIAFPVDVNVARIVVRLGWVPLQPLPESMQIHNLEEFPDSNKIQQYLWPRLCTLDHRKLYELHYQLITFGKVFCTKKHPNCNACPMKQRCLHYQSSLASKRFALPFNPYSDMLSNPTLTSVPYEIKECEPIIEMPASPELETAELADFETKDDEEIYHDYNNKNGEDIEDDIEDMGRVDRSTQESSCLPKPVDYSFDGFDHDMNTSTAIVALHPYAANTPLPKMKEASRLKTERTVYVLPDDHPLLREHAPFHPRVHDDPSPYLLMEWLKAELESSGYSNTSDLQEEDNSQAVPGTLLIPCRTAMKGYFPLNGTYFQINEVFADFASMIKPIYVARRLLWSLTKQIAYFGTGTSSITRGMSAEKVREFFNEGYICVRAFDTKTGAPKPISSLLHLNTTARFEKERVEKEKKAVEKEKNESPELLVANHDRNIMTYASIV from the exons ATGGCAATCTCTCAGTTTCCGAGCAGTGCCGGTGCCGATTTGAAGGATAAAGTACCTTGTTCTGCTGATTCTAGTGCTGGACAGAACGTAATTGGCGGGGATGATGGCTTGTTCAACCTTGCAGACGAGGTGTTCGACGTATCTTCTCAAT GTGAAAATAGTGAATTATATCCACCACTGTCTTCAGCAAAAAAGAATAATAGCCAAAAGGATATTAATGATGAGCAGCAAAAACAAACTAAAAGAAAGATATATCGGCCCAAAGTGGTCTCTGAAGATCCCAAGAGAACAAAGAAATCTCATCCTCAAAGCAGTGCCACTCCAAAACCTTCAACTCCGAAGCAGAGAAAACCTGATGTCAAAAAAACTCCCAAGTGTCGGCGACCATTATTTGATGATGGTGGAGATTTCATCTCTCTACCATTTTTGGAAAATTTCAATGATTCAACCGTTTGTCATGGTGGATTTGGGAATTCTACTATAACTAATGAATCTGCCATTGGATATAATTCTCTGCAGAGTTATCAGAagataaattcattgtcatgttTATCTCTAGTTGAGAACAGAAGAGTTGGAGGAAACTTTCCACTGATGTGTAAGCGGAAAAGAGTTAAAAGACAAAGAATGTGTTTGGTAAAAGTCTTAACCCCTTTTGCAAAGGGGAAAAGATCAAGTCTTTCTATGAAAAAgagaaaatgttttgaaaatttaCACATAGAAGGAAGTTCTATACCGAGCAGACAAATGAGGCTTATACTAAATAAACTGACTTCTTTGAAGAAAAAAGATCGCCGAAAGATAAATAAGTTAAATATCCTAAAAAAATCAGAGGAGTTAGTTATTTATAAACAACAATCTCCAAGAGTTGATGTATTATTTGATGATGATACATTACGAGTATGGAATTTGCTCGTTGCTGAAAGAGGACATGAAGAAAAGGATGATCAGAAACGTATTCATTGGGAGAATATAAGAAAGTATTATCAGAATATGGTTCAATCATTCTTAGATCAGATGCAAGACACCCAAG GTGATAGAAGATTCTTACCGTGGAAAGGTTCAATTTTGGATTCTGTGGTTGGAGTTTTTTTAACTCAAAACGTGTCTGACTATTTGTCAAG CTATGCATTCATGTCACTTGCTGCTCATTTCCCTATCAAATCAGTTGGCTGTGAAAAAGATATCAATATGGTTTTGTTGGATCCTAAGTTTGATATAGAGATGAAAGATGGAAAAGGTGAAGAAATGGAAGTTGAGAAAGTCAATGAATATCTCAAAGTTGATGACAGGGGAACTGAATACAATTCTGCCAATGAATATCCCAAAGTTGATAACAGAGGAACTGAATACAATTCCGCCAATGA TACAAAAAAGACCAAGAATCAAGAGGAAAAAGAGCTATTGGAAAAGAAACAACAATATTGGGATACACTAAGAAAATACCACAGTGATAAGCCTCGACACGATGATCACATGGATTTTGTTGATTGGAAATCAGTAAAAGATGCAAAAGCTGGTGAAGTTACAAAAGCTATTGAAATTCGTGGTCAACAAAAAACTATTGCTGACAGAGTAGtg GATCTTTTGAAAAAGTTATATTCCACCACTGGAAACATGGATCTAGAATGGCTGAGATATATTCCACCACTGGATGCAAA GGAATATCTTTTGAGCGTACATGGATTGGGATTGAAAAGTGTGGAATGCATAAGACTTTTAGCACTTCAACATATTGCTTTTCCG GTGGATGTAAATGTTGCAAGAATCGTAGTACGTTTAGGATGGGTTCCTCTGCAACCATTGCCAGAATCAATGCAAATACATAATTTAGAGGA ATTTCCAGATTCGAATAAAATTCAACAGTATCTTTGGCCAAGACTATGCACTCTTGATCATCGTAAATT GTATGAATTGCATTATCAGCTGATAACATTTGGAAAG gTCTTTTGCACAAAGAAACACCCAAATTGCAATGCTTGTCCAATGAAACAGAGGTGTTTACATTATCAAAGTTCCCTTGCAAG CAAAAGATTTGCCTTGCCATTCAATCCATATTCTGATATGCTAAGCAACCCTACATTGACGTCTGTTCCGTATGAAATTAAAGAATGTGAGCCTATAATTGAGATGCCTGCATCACCGGAACTTGAAACAGCGGAGTTGGCTGATTTTGAAACAAAGGATGATGAAGAGATTTACCAtgattataataacaaaaatggtGAAGACATTGAAGATGACATTGAAGATATGGGAAGAGTCGATCGCAGTACTCAAGAATCATCATGCTTGCCAAAGCCCGTCGATTATTCTTTCGATGGATTTGACCATGACATGAATACATCAACGGCTATAGTTGCTTTACATCCTTATGCTGCAAACACCCCTTTACCAAAAATGAAAGAAGCTAGCCGTCTCAAAACCGAGCGTACAGT TTATGTTCTCCCGGATGATCACCCTCTCTTAAGAGAG CATGCTCCATTTCATCCACGTGTACATGACGATCCTTCCCCTTATCTTCTTATGGAATGGCTAAAAG CGGAATTAGAAAGCTCGGGTTattcaaacacatctgacttgcAAGAGGAAGATAATAGCCAAGCAGTTCCTGGGACACTTCTG ATACCATGCCGAACTGCAATGAAAGGGTATTTTCCCTTGAACGGAACATACTTTCAAATTAATGAg gtttttgctGACTTCGCTTCAATGATAAAACCGATTTATGTTGCTAGACGTTTGTTATGGTCTCTAACGAAACAGATAGCATATTTTGGTACCGGGACATCTTCCATTACAAGAG GTATGTCAGCTGAAAAAGTTAGAGAATTCTTCAACGAAG GATACATTTGTGTGAGAGCATTTGATACAAAAACCGGAGCTCCAAAACCAATATCATCCCTGCTGCATCTCAACACAACTGCtagatttgaaaaagaaagagttgaaaaagagaaaaaggcagttgaaaaagagaaaaatgagtCGCCAGAGTTATTAGTAGCAAATCATGACAGGAATATCATGACCTATGCAAGCATAgtgtaa